AAGTCTTGGGTTTTTATTTCAAAGCTATAATATCCTGTACTATCTAAACCATTTCTTTCTGCCTTAGTTGTGGCGTTATCGAGTTGCCTAGTACTACTTTCAAAATCAGGCAATATTTCTTTTTCTACCTTATCGTATAGCCTTTCTTTTGTCAATTGTTTGGAGGAAAGACCAGCTTCTATACCCTTTATTTTATGGTCTATTGTATAAATCTCAATATGATAGTGTAAACTGTCGTTTTCATCATCAAAATAAAACATTTTAATGCCTTTGGCTTCACCTTCGTAACTGTTTTCATAAACGAGCATTGTTTTACGTTTCTCTAACTGCTTCTGTAGCTCTTCTATATCTCCGTTAATATCCGCTTTTATGGGATTAAGATTTACGGAAATAATTTTCTCTTGATTACAAGACGAGGCAATTAAAAGAACTAGCAATGTATATATAAAGTTACCTCGCATTGATTTGGTCTAAGTTTTTAGCGCTCTCATAAAGTATTTGGAAGTTCTTATCACTTGCATCAAACAGTTTCACTTCACCGCTTCTAATGCCATCAAACTTGCTGTCTTCTTTATAACCATCAACTGTTGACGCAATATGCTGTGCCAATCCATTTAGATAACCTGCATAAGCTTCAGCACTCTTCGTTACTTCGCTGAACCTAAATCCTCTTGAATATTCACGGGCATACTGATTGTTGAGCAAGTCTATAACATTATCCTTTGCAAACTCTCCACCTTGCGTATTAATTCCATCTGCCTCGTGGTAATCGCCAACTCGTTTAGCTGTATTCTCACCTAAAGCCATTGCAATAGTTGACTGCCATGCAAAATGTCTAAATGTGTTCACAAAGCCGTTTTCAAGTGGTTTGCTTTCTTTAGAGTCGGCATTTCCTGTCGCTACTGATACTTTTGCTTTTAAATCGCCTTTTGAATCCAATAACTCGTTTGAGAACCATTTTATGTTAGTTGCATAATAAAAACCTGGATTAATTGCTAAACCTAAACCAGATGGCGCACTTGAAGGATTAAAACTAACATGTTTACCATCGTGCATTATGTGCATTGTTCCGTTAATTTGAAAAGCGTAAAGGGCTTTTCTCGATATATTACCCGCATCTTCCCTTGCGAATCTTGGTTGACCACATGCATACAAAATAATATTTCGTGTATAGTCAACACCCTCTAACCCGTCAAGGTCAATATTTAATATAGGGTTATTACTAAAAAATTGATAGGGCGATAAGTGAGGGTAAGAATGAGTTAATGGGTCAACGCTAAATGGTCTGCCTATACGAGGGTCATACATTCTCATGCCGTAATCGTAAGAATTTCCAGAACCTTTTAATTCATTATCCTTTTCCTTACCGTTAAAGCCGTAGCTATACCAAGTACTAGCTGCCCTCCCCGGCATCCCCATCCCGAAGGGATAATAGTCTGTCGCAGAGACCAGGCTCGGATTAAAATAGTCCCACAATCCGTCACTCGTCGTATCAATTGGTGCGATCTTGTCGCTGATCACCGTCATTACGTTGCCCGGGTGATTTGAAAGCTCATATCGTTTCATGCCTACCGGGCTACGGTACACCGCTGGTCGCGGTGGCATTGTAAGTATAGTTATTCGGAGAATTGGAATCAAGGTCTTCCGCGCAATTCCCGGAATTTACCCCGTCTGTGAAGTGATTTAGAGACCCCTCAAAGGGCCTCTTGCAGCTCTAAATCTCTAATGAGCCGGCCGCAGAACAAGATCCTTGTTTCTAGACCGAATACAACCCACCAGCTTCCGCTTCCGGGCGGGCCAAAGCGCCTTTCGCGATTACACCCAACAATACCCGGCCCTCCAGGGTCAGATCCGCCACAATTCGTTTAGCCTGGCCTGGCTTCTGTTCCAACTCCTTCAGTTGCTTCAGTTCGGAAACATCCATCCCCGAATACTTCCGCTGCCACTGGTAAAAGGTCGGTTGACTGATGCCATGCTCCCGGTAGATGTCCGTGACCTTGATTCCCTGCTCATACTGCGCCAGAATGGCCACTATCTGAGCCTCTGTGAACTTTGATTTTCGCATACGCTTTACGAATTTAGCAGTTTAGAGCGTTGCTGTTTTGGGGGAAGCCTCCATATAGCCTAGCGTTATTAAGTTCTGTTGATTACAATTTTTCATTTACACAAATAGTCGTCTATGATTTTATTATCCTTATCAAAATTGAACAAACCTTTTCGGCACTCTACAAAAAGACTATCGGAGGTGATGAACATTTTTATCAACTTGTTTTCGTAGTCCTTTTTAAAGCATATATTATGCTTCCCTGCAAATATATCATTTCCTGTTTTTATCGTCAAATAATATTTGTCGCCTTCCTGCGTTACTTCCCATACTCCTTGTTCATTTGATTCTATTTTATGATACTCATAAAAAGTAGGCATATTACATTTATTCCGTTCAAAGATTATTACATTTGATAGAATGTCGTAAAACAGGTCTTGTTTCTTATATTCTATCTTATCAATAGTCCAAAATCCCTTAACAACTTGTTTTATACCGGAACAAGAACACAACATGATAAGTGTAAACAAGCAAGCAACTTGAGCGGGCATTTTTTTCATTTCTTCTCCTCCTGTTTGGGTGGGTTAGAAATGGTGTTGTAAATGTTCATTCCTATATCGTATAGTTCTTTATTATCGGACTTGCTGTCACCCTGCAACACCACATTCAGAATTGAAGAAAGGTCATTTGAATTTCGATATATTTCGGGAACTAACCCTTGGTGTACACCCACCTGAACATCTTTGATTGCCTTGATTAAAATTTCAAGATTACTATTTACCTCATACTGCTCATACAAACCTGCTCCTAAAATTCCATATTCAACAGTAGCGTTTAATACATTCAAGGCTAATGCTCCTTTGGCTGCTGTTCCCCGTATATTTGAACCTCCTGCAATGGTTCTTTCTTTATACCTTTTATCCACCTGCGTGTAATTGCTATTCTTGGTCATTGGGTTCTGAACCCTATGTTGTGCATCGTTTGCACTCGGGTTTTCATCGTTGGCATTGAGATTTGCAGGGTCTGCCGATTTCACTGGATTTGCTTGGCTGTATTTCAGATTTCCAATTGTTGTGCTTATACCAATATCTTTTTGCCCATTTGTATATGTCCAGTTCGCAGGATTGTTGTTAGCATTTTGCCACAATCTTCTCGATATGAAGTTGAAGTTCTCTACTTTCAATTTTACTTCTCCTCTCGTAACTTCAATTCTTGCATCATCAGAACTTAAGTATTCCAATCCCTCTAAGTCTATTCCGTCAATAACCCTGTTCATGGCATAAGAGTAAGGACTATTCCATGCAAACTGTTGTACTAGAGGATCCACCGAAAGGAAGCGCCCTAATCTTGGGTCATAAATTCGGAACTTCATATCCAAACTATTACCAACGCCCTTGATTTCGTTATCCTGTTCCGCATTTGAAAATCTATGTCGGTAATTTCCGGCATTGTAGTTTCTCCCCGGCATCCCCATCCCGAAGGGATAATAGTCTGTCGCAGAGACCAGGCTCGGATTAAAATAGTCCCATAATCCGTCACTCGTCGTATCAATTGGCGTGATCTTGTCGCTGATCACCGTCATTACGTTGCCGAGATGGTTAATCAACTCATAACGCTTGTTTCCTACTGGACTTAAATAGACCGAAGGAGCCACGGCTGTGGTGCAGGTGGCGCACACCAGGGTGTCCGCCGTGGTCAACATACCCAGCCGGCTGCTGCCGTAGAGGTTGAACTCGTTGAGCACGACCGTGTCGCCGCCCAGCAACTCGTACACCGCCAGCGGATTACCCTGCGCGTCCCATACATAACTCAACACATTCAACGTAGTTGGCCAGTGCTTTAACTTGAAAAAACGGCGATTGCTTCTATAGAAACTTCACTATGATGTAGCTTAATATACCCAAAGTAACAGCCCCTATAATGTTTGTTGAAATCTCGTATGTAGACTCTCCCTCTGAACTATCACTGTAAGGACCGCGCCATACATCTGTGAACGATAGTTTGAATCCATGAAAGACCCACCGCACAAACGTGCCAACAATCTTCAAGATAATAGCACCGTAAAACATCTTATTGCTTTTGTCTTTCGTTCTGCTTAGCCTCTGTCCCTATAGATAATATTGTGATTGTGTTTTTTATGTCATCTGTGCTTTTTATCAAATTATCTATTTTTAAATTATACTTATAGAGGGAGCTCGTTCTATTTAGTTTAGTTGTACTATTTAATAAGCCAGTATTATTATAGCCACGAGTATACATGGAATAACTCATTGATTTGATCTCTCCGATGCTATACTTAGTGAACTTGTGGATCGGGACAAGATTCGTTAAAGTACTTATTCCTGCATCCTGAAATTCCCCTTGATTTACACCAACACCCCTCAAATCATATGCTTCAGGACGGCTATAAACTATTCCAGTGGTAATAATATGTAGATCATTTACAGTGTTATATAGCATTTTTCCACCAAACTTCAATGCAGATTCAAATAAATCATCACTTTTTGATGATAATAGAATATCAGCTCTCTCAAAAATGTTTGGTTCATTTTGCTTAATAGTACCAGGGTCCGGTGATTTATTAAGGTAATTCCAGTGGTTAATTGCATCTATTTTGGTCGCAGTATTTCTATACGAGTTGTCAATGGCAGTAGTGAATCCTGAATTATCTGATTTAAATTCAGCAGGCAACCTTTCTTTACCCTCAAAATCAATAAACTTAACTGGACTATTCTCTGAAAATGCATAGCTAGAATTCCATGAGAACAATTTGAATAATGGATCTATTGACCAAAACCTAGATAAACACGGATTGTATTCTCTAAACTTAAATGAAAAAAAGACAGAATTATCAGTAGTCATTCGACTCATTTCAATCCCATTAAACATGAAGCGATAGTTGTTAATGTATATTCCCCTCCCTGGCATCCCCATCCCGAAGGGATAATAGTCTGTAGCAGACACCAGGCTCGGATTAAAGTAGTCCCATAATCCGTCATTCGTCGTATCAATTGGCGTGATCTTGTCGCTGATCACTGTCATTACGTTGCCGAGATGGTTACTCAACTCATAACGCTTGTTTCCTACTGGACTTAAATAGACCGAAGGAGCCACGGCTGTGGTGCAGGTGGCGCACACCAGGGTGTCCGCCGTGGTCAACATACCCAGCCGGCTGCTGCCGTAGAGGTTGAACTCGTTGAGCACGACCGTGTCGCCGCCCAGCAGCTCGTACACCGCCAGCGGATTTCCCTGCGCGTCCCGAACATAATGCGTGGCGCGCTGTCGGATCACCGCGCCGGTGCCGTCCAGGTGATACAGCCGTTTTTCGATCCGGTTGCCCATCGGGTCATAACGGAACTTCATGGCCAGCGATTTGTGGTCGTTCTTCAACGAATCCAGCTTGCCGCAATTGTTCCAATACATCGTCAATCCCTCGCCGGCCTAGTCTATTTACAGTCATTACTTATCAAATAATTCTATAACGACAGAGTGTAGAAGATTCGGTTACATACTTGAATCTAAATTTAAGCTAATAAGTAACGTAATAATCACTTTCGCCGATGCTTTATCGCTTCCTTCCTTAACCATGGATTCAGTTTGTCCCAGTGCTCATTCAAGAAAACAGCAAATGATGAATCTGAGTAGGTACGAGAGTGTACTCCCATCCACTCGAACCCCCGATATGTGCTATCTGTTTCAGCAAATCTATAATTGCTAAGCGAGGTTGAAGATCGATAAGAAACGGTGTCAGTATTGGGGAGGAAGCCAAACAAGTCCATGGTAATGCCAACCGCGCAACGGCAAAAAGCAGAGTCCGGTGATTTTACAACCGATACAATTACCTCTACAGTATCTCCATAAAAGTAAACCCGAGTAGTCGGCTCGGGATAATATGTTATGTTATTAAGCGTATCCAAAGTTCCATCAGAGCAAGAGACTCCGCCATTAAGGTGATTGGTAACATAGTACATCCACTTTGCCTCGTTTATCTTTTTTTCTACATTTAATGGGTGCTTACATCCTAGCAGACTTAAAAGATATGTTATTAACGCGAAGTTAGTTTTCATCTTTTTCCAAAGACTTTAAGGTGCTTTTGTTAAGTCTAATCACGCCATTAATACTTTTACCATATAGGTATATATTTTCTCGTCCTATAATAATGTCAAATGTTCCTTTATTAGACAGATCATTCGGTGATGGGTTATAATCAAATATTTGACCGAATACATTGGCTGGCAATCCTTCATTTGGATGTGTATGTCCATCCCCAATTACAATACCTTTGCCATTCTCTATTGGAGGGTATGTTGCAACGAAGTCTAAGCCACCAGCTGCAGACATATCTCCGGGTTCAATGCCCCCTGAGCTGAAATAACAATAGGTTCGAGATTCATTAAAGTACCCATCCTTCAGTTTTCCATTTGATGCTACATTGCTAAGGTTGTTCTTTCCATTGATTGTCTCACGATTGTAGAAGTTGCGCCACTTATCTACATCAATTCTATACCCTAAAGTTCTCCACCTTTCATTAGTCGGTCCGTAATTTTGAACGCCCTTTTGTATAGAGGCTCTAAGGCTTAATGTAAAGCGCATTAAGTTTTTCGAGTCTATTACTACAATTGCAGTGGGTAGGGCGTCATTCGATGAATGTAAATACTTTGAACTTTGTGAAAAGTAAATGGTAGTGTCGCCGCCAGGGTCAATAATTGTTTGAGGAGAATTATCAAATGCTGCAAAAGGCGATTGAAATGGGTATTTTCTGAAGAATCGATCTATGGTGCTCCATCTACTAACTCGACTATCATACATCCGGTCTTTAAAGTAGTACCATCCTTTTGCAAACGATTCCGTTTCACTACCCCAAGCTCCAAGCCCATATGAGTAGTTTGAAAAACTCCTCCCCGGCATCCCCATCCCGAAGGGATAATAGTCTGTAGCAGACACCAGGCTCGGATTAAAGTAGTCCCATAATCCGTCATTCGTCGTATCAATTGGCGTGATCTTGTCGCTGATCACAGTCATTACGTTGCCGAGATGGTTACTCAACTCATAACGCTTGTTTCCTACTGGACTTAAATAGACCGAGGGAGCCACGGCTGTGGTGCAGGTGGCGCACACCAGGGTGTCCGCCGTGATCAACATACCCAGCCGGCTGCTGCCGTAGAGGTTGAACTCGTTGAGCACGACCGTGTCGCCGCCCAGCAGCTCGTACACCGCCAGCGGATTACCCTGCGCGTCCCGAACATAATGCGTGGCGCGCTGTCGGATCACCGCGCCGGTGCCGGCAAGGTGATACAGCCGTTTTTCGATCCGGTTGCCCATCGGGTCATAACGGAACTTCATGGCCAGCGATTTGTGGTCGTTCTTCAACGAATCCAGCTTGCCGTAATTGTTCCAATACATCGTCAATCCCTCCGAGACGTCCCCCGTCAGATTGCCGTTGGCATCGTAAGTATAGTTATTCGGAGATTGAGAATCAAGATCTTCCGCGTAATTGCCGGAATTTACCCCGTCCGTGACGTGATTTAGTCGGTTTGTACCGGCATCGTAGTGGTAATGTAGGCTGTCCATGTCCAGGACCATGGGCGATTCGTCCACCCCATTCCTGCGATATTCCAGGATATTCCCGTTGGGATCATAGGATAAGCCTTCATCGTAACGCTTGTCCTGGGTTCCACCGGTCACGAAGAGATTGTCGGCCCGGTTCCACCAATTGTGGAAGGTCTCCTTACCGACTAGCCTGTTCAGCTGGTCGTAACGGTAAGCATATCCGAGCGGATCCAGATTCTTCGCAAAATCATACGCGGCGTGCCGGATGTTGCCGTTGTACAGCGAACTACCTTCGTTGAAGCCGCCAGCCACCGGCGACACCTGTCCGATCGGTTCGTAATCGCCATCAATGTATCCAAGTGAGTAGGACAAGGCATCGCGCCCAAACTGCGGGTTGGCCGAACCGGGAAGGCCGTCTTGCCCCATGTCGTGCCAGGCCGTGCTCATGGACGAATTCATCGACTTGATCCAGCCTTGCAGCGTGTAGGCATAGTCCAGACCCTGCACCTGGGATTCGCCCAACTCGGTGCGGTATAGCGGGCCGTGCAGATAGTATTCATACCGCGCATCCCGCTCCCACAGTATGCCGTCGCGGCTGGTGGTCACTTCCGTCAGGCGCAGGTTGTCGTCGTACCGGTACCGGTGTATGAACTGGTCCAACGAGTCTTTTTGGTAATACACCCCGTTCACCTTCCCGCTCACCAGGTCGTAGTCGTAATCGATCCGCTTGTACTGCCGGTTCGCAAACGCCAGGCTGCGGTTTTCCTGGATCAGGGCGTGTACGTTGCCTGTCACATCGTAGGAATAGTGGGTGGCTGCGTCATACAGGTCGTCGTCCGTGTCGTATACATCGGCATAGGTCACACTGGCCACGCGGTTGCGCAGGTTAGAGGGGTCCATGACAGTAGCCGGCAGGAGTGAGGCATCGTAGTAGGTACGCGTCACTTCGGTGCGGTCCGTCGCGCTCACCGCGCCGATCCAATTGTCCAGGCTTACCTGGTTCCGGCTGATCGCATCGGTCATAGGCGTGGACGGTTGGTGTATCTTGCCCACTTCCCGAATACGGCCCAGGTTGTCATATAGTGTATAGCTGTATTGGTCGCTTGTGGCTTGTTGCGCGTTCTGAGAGACCACCAGGCGGCCCAGGCGGTCGTACCAGAAGTAAGTAGTTCCCGCATCCGGTGTCTGCTGTCTGACAACCTGGTTGAAGCTGTTGTAATAGTATTGTGTGCGCAGCTCGTGAGAC
This genomic stretch from Bacteroidota bacterium harbors:
- a CDS encoding transposase, which translates into the protein MRKSKFTEAQIVAILAQYEQGIKVTDIYREHGISQPTFYQWQRKYSGMDVSELKQLKELEQKPGQAKRIVADLTLEGRVLLGVIAKGALARPEAEAGGLYSV